The following proteins are encoded in a genomic region of Paracoccus sp. MBLB3053:
- a CDS encoding glycosyltransferase family protein — MIPRLDNARILMYSHDTFGLGHLRRCREIAHALVDAYHGLSVMIISGTTIAGAFDYRVRVDFVKIPSVIKLRNGEYQSMAQHTSLEDTLEIRRAIIRHTAETFRPDIFITDKEPMGLHGEIEETLAFLKTRGTRLVLGLREIMDAPEFLGPEWERKDLLRKVEAYYDAIWVYGPEGFHDPLSGLAVSETIRSRMRYTGFLRRSQIQSEGTQIRPQGDYLLVTTGGGGDGAELIQNVFAAHRQDRRLCPTFVVLGPYLPIKERAEFIAAAADLPRIEVIEFDNRLEDLVAGSVGVVGMGGYNTFCEILSFDRPALIVPRTRPRMEQAIRALRAEELGLARVMPSEVATDPERMAKMLRDLPTAPRPSLSRLAREAGFLNLNGQQSIAQDVGKWLRAPPNPLLQAVKNSS, encoded by the coding sequence ATGATCCCCCGGCTCGATAACGCACGGATTTTGATGTACAGCCACGACACGTTCGGGCTTGGTCATCTGCGACGCTGCCGTGAAATTGCCCATGCACTTGTCGATGCATATCATGGCCTGTCGGTCATGATCATCTCGGGCACGACGATCGCTGGCGCCTTCGACTATCGCGTGCGCGTCGATTTCGTGAAGATCCCCAGCGTGATCAAGCTGAGAAACGGCGAATACCAGTCTATGGCGCAGCACACCTCGCTTGAAGATACGCTGGAGATCCGTCGCGCGATCATCCGCCACACGGCCGAAACCTTTCGCCCCGACATCTTCATTACCGACAAGGAGCCGATGGGGCTGCATGGCGAGATCGAGGAAACACTGGCCTTTCTGAAGACCCGTGGCACACGCCTCGTCCTGGGTCTGCGCGAGATCATGGATGCCCCCGAGTTTCTGGGTCCTGAATGGGAACGCAAGGATCTGTTGCGCAAGGTCGAGGCCTATTATGACGCGATCTGGGTCTATGGGCCGGAGGGTTTCCACGACCCCCTCTCGGGTCTCGCCGTATCGGAAACAATCCGCTCGCGCATGCGCTATACGGGCTTTCTGCGGCGTTCGCAGATCCAATCCGAGGGGACGCAGATCCGACCCCAAGGCGATTACCTTCTGGTCACGACCGGGGGCGGCGGGGATGGCGCCGAGCTTATCCAGAACGTCTTCGCGGCGCATCGTCAGGACCGCCGCCTTTGTCCGACTTTCGTGGTTCTGGGCCCCTACCTGCCGATCAAGGAACGCGCCGAGTTCATCGCCGCAGCGGCGGATCTGCCGCGGATCGAGGTGATCGAATTCGACAACCGGTTGGAGGACCTCGTGGCGGGCTCGGTCGGCGTGGTGGGGATGGGCGGATACAACACGTTCTGCGAAATCCTCAGCTTCGACCGCCCCGCGCTGATCGTGCCGCGCACCCGGCCCAGGATGGAGCAGGCGATACGCGCCCTGCGGGCCGAAGAACTGGGACTTGCCCGCGTCATGCCCAGCGAAGTGGCGACCGATCCCGAACGAATGGCAAAGATGCTTCGCGACCTGCCCACGGCGCCCCGCCCATCGCTTTCCCGTCTAGCGCGCGAAGCAGGGTTTCTGAACCTGAATGGCCAGCAGAGCATCGCGCAAGATGTCGGCAAGTGGCTGCGTGCGCCCCCGAATCCATTGCTGCAGGCGGTCAAGAATAGCTCATGA